A stretch of DNA from Allomeiothermus silvanus DSM 9946:
CACTCCAGCCCGGTTACGCCTGGCCAACCCTCTCCGGTGGCCGGGCAGACCTGCCCGCAATGGGTACACGACCGCTACTGGGTGCAGGGTCCGGACGGCCAGTTCTACCGCACCTGGCACCCGCCGGTAGACCCTGAATACGGCTGTGTTTTCGGCCATGAACATGGCGATGACCCCCGCACTAGCCTGGCCAATCCCACGCTTCCTCCTTTCGGCTATATCAACCGCCAGGCTGGGGTAGACGAGCCCCATGAAGGGTTCAAGGTCTTCGTGGCAAATAAAGGGACTGTCAACGACGAGGGGCGGGTAGCCCTTACCAGTTCGCGGATTGTGGCCCACATGGGCACCGGCGGGGTGGGCCGTTTCACCCGGCAGCACCACTCGCTGATCTTCGACCTGGTGGCCGAAGATGGGCACCGGGTGCATTTGCAGGGTATGGCCGATACCAGGCTGGCCGGTTCGATCTGCGAGCGGGACCAGCGTCTCAACGACGGAGATCCGAATAACGACATTGGCCGCACCGTAGTCACGCTGCCCGGTACGGGTTGCGATGTGGGTTCGCTATATGAGATTTGGACTTTTTCGCTGGATGTGGAGAAGGCTACGGCCATCGTCTCTACTGCGGTGTTTGACCCCATCACGGTGATGGACCCGGCAGACCGCTCGAGGCTCATACCTACCAAAGATGTCTTCCCCCAAGCCGGTGACCCCAAAGGCTGTAACCGCGAGGCCTACCATGGCCCCACCTACTGGTATAACGGCTCCGGCCCTACCGTTTTCTATACCGATGCTTACGGCAAGCCAGGGGGAAACTTACGGCAAGAGGTCTCTAACCACACCGATATCGGTATCCCCATGGCCTACCGCGCAGACGGTGCCCTTAACCAGTTCAAATACCACCGCCCAACCTGCGCTTCAGGCATAGGCGCGAAGAACTAGAGCGTTACCCACGAATACCCCGCACGGTCAACTAGGCCGTGCGGGATAAAACACCCGCCGGGATCGGTGGGTGTTTGTGAGAACCCTGGTAGTGGAGGAGGCCGGGGGTTCCGACGAGGTATAGTCGCCAGAACCCCCAGGGGGATAATAATAGGGGTCTACATGATTTTAACCGGAATTGGGCGATTGCCCAGGCTATGTAATCGGTCAACACATTTGAGACTCTTTGAGGAACCGACTCCTCTTGCATCTTAGCCAAAAACTCCAGCGGAGCAAGACCCCCCAGGGCCATGTGAGGCCTTCGGCGGTTGTAGTAGTCCAGGTAGGTATCCAGCTCTGCCTGCAGCTCGCTGAGCGGGGTGGGCAAAGGCCGGGTGTAGAACTCCTCCTTGAAGGTCCGCTGCATCCGCTCCACGTGACCATTGAGTTTAGGACTCCTCGGCGGTAGCACAAACAAGGCAATCCCCAGAGCACAGCAGGCCTCCTCAAACTCGGCCATGAACTCGCTGCCCCCATCCACCTGGATGGCCCGGATGGGAAAAGGGGCCCTGGCCAGAAGCAAGGACAAGAACCCCTCAGAAAGCTTAGCCGTGGCCCGGCTGTGCACCTCCGCCAGGACAAACCGGCTATGGAGGTCAATCGCCGAGAAGTGCTTGACCATGCTTCCCGGTCCTAAGGTCAGGGTGAGGGTGTCCACCTGGACCAGGTCCCCAGGAGCCCTGGCCTCGTATCCTCGGGGCTTCCTTTTGGCGTAGGGCCGGTTTACCCTTCGCTTTAGCTTCCCTCTTTGAGTCCGGGCCAGGTAGCCGGCCACGCTCTCGATACGTCGGTGCTTCTCCAGGTAGGCCAGGATGCGCCCCACCGTGCGTTCGCTCATCTGGAAACCCTCCTTGCGGAGGGTAAGCCAGATGGACCAGCGTCCCCAGGTGGGGTTTTCCTTGCGGAGAGTTTCTATTCTAATGAGCAGCCCTGGGGTCCAGTGGACCTTTGTGCGCAGGTGCTTAGGGCGGCGGGAGCGGGGTTTGAGTCCAGCCAGGCCCTTTTCTTTTAGGGCTTTTTGCCAGCGGTGGTAGGTGGCCCGGCTGATCCCGACCAGGTCCTGGATCTCCTTCCAGCTCTTTTTACTTTCACGCAGGGCTTTGACCAGTCGGAGCTTGCGCAGACGTTCCTGGACCTCTGGGTCGCTTGCGTTGGCCTCGGCCAGCCTCTGTGCTTGTCTAGCGCCTCTCCATATCTCTCGGCCAACGGTGGTAAACTGCACCTGGGGAACCTCCTTTCCTGGTCGGTTCCCCTCTTTTTATCCCAGCTTAGAGTCTCACATGTGTTTGTCCGGGTTCAGGCTAAAGAGAGAAAAATTAAGGAAAGCTAAATAGAAGCCTACCCAAAGCCCGCCTATACGACCTTACCGGGATTTAGCAGGTGCTGCGGGTCGAACAAGCGCTTGATCTGCTGCATCCAGGGGATGCTCCCTCGGTGCTCGGCCTGAAGGTATTTTTTCTTTCTGAGTCCCACGCCGTGCTCCCCCGAGCAGGTTCCCCCCAGGCTCAGAGTGTACTCCACCAGCTTTGCGGCGAAGGTCTCGGCTTTGGGATAGAGGGCTTCGTCGGTGGCAATGAGGGTGTGAAAGTTCCCGTCGCCCACGTGTCCTACGATGCTCCCGCCGAGGTCCATCTCCCGCAGGGTGGCCTGGGCGAACCGCACTAAATCGGGCATTTTCGAGATCGGCACGGCGGTGTCGGTGATCATGAACTGGTGTCCGGGGTACTGGGCCACCAGCGCCCAGTACAGCTGGTGTCGCGCTTCCCACTGAAGGGTGCGCTCCTCTGGGGTGCGGGCGGCGTCTACCCGAAGGGCTCCGGCTTCTCGCATCAGGGCCAGGGCGCTTCCGGACTCGGCCTCGAGCGCTTCTCGGGTAGAGGAGTGGAACTCCACAAAGAGCCCTGGTTTCTCGGGGTAATCGCGCCCCAGGTAGCGGTTCACCGCCTGTAGCCCCAGTTCGTCCACCAGC
This window harbors:
- a CDS encoding membrane lipoprotein lipid attachment site-containing protein; this translates as MQRLFFYIGALAVLAGCQHSSPVTPGQPSPVAGQTCPQWVHDRYWVQGPDGQFYRTWHPPVDPEYGCVFGHEHGDDPRTSLANPTLPPFGYINRQAGVDEPHEGFKVFVANKGTVNDEGRVALTSSRIVAHMGTGGVGRFTRQHHSLIFDLVAEDGHRVHLQGMADTRLAGSICERDQRLNDGDPNNDIGRTVVTLPGTGCDVGSLYEIWTFSLDVEKATAIVSTAVFDPITVMDPADRSRLIPTKDVFPQAGDPKGCNREAYHGPTYWYNGSGPTVFYTDAYGKPGGNLRQEVSNHTDIGIPMAYRADGALNQFKYHRPTCASGIGAKN